The genomic segment AGTTTGgcaattattctttaatttagtCTCGTTTACCTTTTGATATCAGTTATTCTTGAATTTTATCTCATTTACCTGTTAATAGCAGTTATTCTTCAGTTAACTTATTTACCCGTTGATAGCAAATATTTATTGACATTGTCTCATTTGCCTGTTGGTGGCAACTATTCCTGAACATTGCCTCATTTACCtcttaataacaattattatttaatttagtcTTATTTACCTGTTTGTAGCAAACATTCATTGATATTGTCTCATTTGCCTGTTGGTAGCAGCTATTCCGGAACATTGGTCATTTACCCGTTTGTGgcaattattctttaatttaatcTTATTCACCTGTTGATAGTAAACATTCATTGACTTTGTCGTATTTGCTTGTTGGTATCAGCTATTCCTGAACATTGTCTCATTTACCCGTTGATGGCAATTGTTCTTTAATTTAGTCTTATTTACCTGTTGATAGCAAATATTCATTGATGgcaattattctttaatttagtCTTTTACCTGTTTGTGGCAAACATTCATTGACATTGTCTCATTTGCCTGTTGGTGGAGCAACTATTCTGAGCATTGTCTCATTTACCTCTTGGTAacaattattctttaatttagtCTTATTTACCTCTTGATAGCAAATGTTCATTGCTTTTGTCTTATTAGCCTGTTGGTAGCAACTATTCCTGAGTATAAGTCTCATTTGCCTGTTGGTAgcaattattctttaatttagtCTTATTTACCTATTGACAGCAAATATTCATTGACTAtgtctcattttccttttggtGTAGCATCTATTCTTGAACATTGTCTCATTTGCCTGTTCATAGCAATTATTCCTGAACATTGTTTCATTTACCTGTTGATGGCTATTGttctttaatttagttttatttacttgttgATAGCAACTATTTTTGAACTCTGCCTCAGTGTCATGTTTCTCAAGTTCAAATAAAGAAGCGGGGTCaccctcccctccaaaaaaaaaaaaaaaaaaaacactaaggaAAAAAGTTTGAATGACAACGAATTTTCCAAATACAAATAACAATTCACAAAATCGAACAATAATTTCTATGCACACCGTAATGCAAGTTTCCACGTTTGCTTTTCATTCCCATCAAACAGCAAAAGTTAGATGCAGGCAGTAGAAGGTCTTAGAAATGATCTCAAGCAGTTATCATACCCTCAGAAtaagatgataaaataaaatgtctgttGTTGTTCAACACATCTGGTAGCTCCCACAACAATCATCCGCTTGGCAAAACTGGGTCTGAATCTTGAGAATAAAGCTGCCCTCGTTTGTGAATTCTGTGGGAATATGTCTGCATTCACGCGTAAATCATGCGCTCATTATGTCAACAAAACGTGCACCAAACATCAGAGATATAATTCTTGACTAAGACAAAATAAGGgtattttccttatattcatatatatatatatatatatatatatatatatatatatatatatatatatatatatatatatatatatatatgtataatttatatatatatatatatatatatatatatatatactgcatatatatagcTCATCGTTAGTGGATAAACAAACTTGATCACTGTCTGTGATAGTACTTACAGTAGTACTGTATTTcaaagtaatctttttttttttttttgctctttccatcGAATTATATACGtccaatatataatatgtatgtgtatattagatagctatttatatctatatatctaaatttttatctccatctctatctatatatgtatactgtatatgtataccagctgaccaacccgttgctgcccggaagaactttgaagaactcagaaaaatttcccttcatcccctttgaattgtgTTGTCGTGTAAagtgtgtactatcattgaaaatacttttctttccgttgattaataattctgtcttgaatttattactttaaataaatatgatatatacatgtatacatatatcctggcacttatctgattaaaatggagagagagagagagagagagagagagagagagagagagagagagagaaatgattgacttgcagtggcaaacattctcgggttttttctagtatgacttgatgtttaaccccattcataaagggaatttatatatgagaaagagagagagagagagattacaagcatgaatttacttgcaatagttaaaaacctcatagatgaATTCCGCttcagattgtttgagtgatgccttgagagagagaaagagcagtgaAGTTGGTGTGCGTGGTGGTGGTATTTCCTAACTACACggaaattaatttcagacctcatttaaactgactttataagGAATACGTCACGAAGCCGTCGTTATAGCGAAtttcgaaggtaaaaacgaagaaacgaacgaattaatgaggaaattcgcatttgaacgaataaaaaaaaggaaatttctttCACGTTGACGTcagtcttagccagcagctacttcaGATATCATACATtgtccgttggctatataaatattaaattattatcacaattgtaattttagacaccgtaaaaagggctgcaactgttttcagtttcctgAGCGTGTGAACGAAcgcatttcagtttcctttgacgtttctgagggaaagtgtaggccgaagtctgaaaggtctaatatagaaattgtcgataaatggtgattttttactggataagtacttagatatgatgatggtaatacctcaaggtacttaagaatttgtattttattggcaaggtataattaagatgcGTTTGACTTAAGATGAACACGGAAAAGATGTCGTATTTTCGTCgcaagtaatttttaatgagaGGGTAGTTTTATCTCAGATGCATTTAGTCTACTAATACGCATGTGCTGATGGTGATGGATTTATTtcgtctcgtcgatgaattatttcttcatctccaaagttgtgcccataactgcgattttattttctgtggatTAAGTAGTTGGATATGAAAATGGTAATTCCACAGGGTActcaagaatttgtattttactggCAAGGTATATTTAAGACAAGTCTGGCTCAAAATGAACATtgaaaaatgtggtattttcgtcgcaagtagttttttaatgagacGGTAGTTTTATCACAGTGGCAATTAGTTTGCTAATACGCGCGCGCGGATGATGGATTTATTTTGTCTCGTCgataaattatttcttgatctccaaagttgtgcccgtaactatgAATTTTTTgtgtggattaagtagttagatatgatgatggtaataccacagggtactcaagatttggtattttattggcaaggtatgattaacgTACATTTgacttaaaatgaacactgaaaaaaaaaggtggtaatttcgtcgTGAGTAATTTCCTAATGAGGGGGTATCTCTATCACATTTgaaccgatataggttttcagtgttgattttattaagGTAATAAATAACTATGTtgataattctcataaattatttgaaaatttcacgtaaattccGGTCAAAAATGGATGTTGTGGGGGGAAAAAAAGGTGgcgtgtcaggtgaaaaatgagaataaccccaggaaactgaagaaaaaggtgacgtaaaaacgaacatttcatttgttttgtctgtgtttgtatgtctgtcacggggtaggggtttgattttgagttataaacctttctgggttGACATGggggccatgtgcaaaatttagTCTGcgtctgtcaagtggttcagatTGCTATAGTGGACAACAAAtattcaaacattcacttttataaatatagatatatatatttacatatctatatatatacagtatctatatgtgtgtatataatgtatgtaatatatatatatatatatatatatatatatatatatatatatatatatatatatatatatatatatatatatatatatatatatatatatatatgtatatatataagcttaaaaTTTGCAGTAGATGCGCACTTGACTTATATACTAaagtcatgtgcatctactgtgcttttaacattgtactatatatatatatatatatatatatatatatatatatatatatatatataaaagtgaatttttgtatatttgtttgtcaactatagacacatatatgtaattagatagatagataattaacaGGAAAATCATCAGTTTCTCTATACGTCATGTCTCAACGATTGCCATAAGCCATTTGCAATAATACTTATGCATAATAAAGTGTAACTGATTATATGCCATCCTGTTTTTTGCATCAGTAGATTATTTATCTTTCTGGTAACATGTAAGgatgtcatttgtttattttcatgggCAAATCGGCGTTCAGTGGAAGATCGAGTTTGAGCTAATACAGTATGAGTGGCAGTCACGTGAACATGCGTATCAActactttgtataaaaaaaatgtttttctcttgaCAAGTGTTTCTCAAGGTCTGTATTGCGTATTGTCTATAAAACTTGGCTATAGTCACACGTACAGAGCGAGAGCGCATAAAGAAATGAGTTACTTGTATGGTGTATGTGTATAGATTCGTGTGTCTGCCGAGATAAAACACTAATTAAcgataatgttttgttttgacgGCCTTATCGTCTCCTGAATCTCCACATTATGGGTGAGAGGAGCTACAGTGACTTTGTCATTTATAGTGCGCTTAACACTTTTATTCCGATGCTGAGTTCTTGTTGCTCCCACGTAAACTTTTCTTCGGACATTTCAAGATTTTGTCCTCCAAATTTTTCCCAATCCAACACTGCGTAGGGTtttcgttcagagagagagagagagagagagagagagagagagagagagagagagagagagagagaggatgacggTGTTACATAATcaggaaacggaaacacgatgACAAATAGAAACTGTTGGGCACATTCACCATTCAAACGTAAATAATAGCCGTACGCAGCGAACTATTACAACTTCtgaattctgtaatatttttcgGAGACGTTCACCACTTAAACCTTGAAATCCGACATTGGAAAATTCAGGAGGAACCTCTCCTTCCACATCAGGATTCGAAATTGGGTTAGGAGGAAGAGTCATCGCTATAACTAATACACCGCCACGAATAATAACACTATATTGGAACTCATGCGTTCAAATTATACACGTCGAATTCAGATAGATTGCAAGTTATTGGTTCATTGCGTGTGGTCATTAGAATTCATGAAACAATATGGATGCTAGGTATTTGGGAAGAAAAACCatgagatgaaattttttttttcttctttttttgctaGAATGTGAGGGCGGTGATATAGATCGCTATGTACTTGGGATGCGGGGAAATGAGGCAATATTTCTTGTTAGCTCTAGACGAGagagggaggtggggaggggaggaaggacgAGGTGGCTGATAAAGGTAACGAGATTGTAAAGCGGATATGTGAGATAAAATCTGCGAAACGCTCCTGATTTTAGAACTGCAATTTCATGCAAGTCTATATACGAGTATTCTCTTCGGATGAAGATGAGTGTATGCGAGAAATTTTTATCCCACAATGCACAACAGATTGACGTGTCTTTATAAGTTTATCTTTGTTTTCCATCTCACACTGCagtgaattatgaaaaaataaactctaTTCTTTCAGAAGCATGTGCATTGTTGATTCAataaacgacaacaacaacaaacaacaacacgGAACAAGCAGGTAGCCCCGACGGTATATAAGGGACAGGATATAACCGCACAGGGTATCCGCATGAGTCACAGTTGGTGTTTTTCTGAACCATATGAAAAGGACGGTAAACAACCATGACCAGGGGATACGCCtgggcagacaaaaaaaaaaaaaaaaaaaaaaacgagaaaatgaaGCAGTTTGACACGCCTACCTGTTATACAACATTTGTCCGTTCCAAGAGATAAGTTCCCCCCATCTGTCAGACTGAAGGCCTTCTATCTAGGAGCCGGAATTTATTGTTAGTCTGCGCTTAGCAGCGTTGGTGAACAGCAGGTGCCCTTCGTCCAGGGACAAATCCAAAGGTAAGTGCGAGTAGTAGTGACGGACTTGCTAAACCTTGTGTGTTGTAACGCACCTGTTACTTAATGCAAACACTTTCATTCTGTATATATTAAAGGTGTTTATCGCTGGATGCTGAATTCAAAGTGGAAGAAATGGTTTTTCTTCCAGATATCGGTAAAAAAAGGTCGTCACTTGTTAGTAGTCCTGCTAATACTAAAACGATAATCTAAAGTAGTGAAGTTACGTTTGTCATATTCCATTATATGTTAATCGTTAACATTGTCAACGGCCGCACGCAATGTACTTTCAaacttctgaaatattttttttggtatGTTTGCCACTTACACCTCGAAACCCTTCCACACTGGGATTCAGTATGCGGTTAGGGCTTAGGAGgacattaatcattatttttatcattactgttatcacGTTCAGTGTAGATGCATTGCACGTTAAGGATCAGCCTTACTACCattgtcagttattattaatactaatccATCTGCTGTTTTCACTGCTAGtatgtttattcaatattatattatatatatatatatatatatatatatatatatatatatatatatatatatatatatatataatatatatatatatatatatatatatatatatatatatatatatatatatatatatatgatatatgtgtgtgtgtgtgtgtatgtatgtatgtgtgtgtgtgtgtgcaataccTAACAATAAAGAATTATTCTTGTGTATAAAAACAAATCAGTGAAAACCAATATATTTCCAATATGGGTCCCCACCGATAATTACAAAAACGATACTGATTTCTAAACAGATGGAAGTGGCTTTGCTACTGAAAATATTCGCCTGGGTATTGGTCTGGCAGTTTCAGTCATCAACGGCTGATCTGGATTTATACGGGGATCCTTACTGTCTGGCCGAAGACCCTGGTCCTTATGTGATGTTCTCCTCGAAGACTCCTTACATCTTCTCAAGAGGAAGCTTCAGCCCTGAGGCGCTTGTTCCTGAAGGTTCGGAAAGAAAGTCTGTTTTTCagtattgtttaaatatattatacaatagatatgtgtgtatatatgtgtgtgtgtgtacatctatgTATGCACATAACGCACACACCCATATAACAAACAGTATTCCTGCATTTTAATAATAGATTACTATATAAATGCCATACTCTGTTcgttataaataaagaaacaagtataTTCTATGCTCAAATACAGTAAGTGCATGTCTTACATCTagcacatatgaatatatatatatatatatatatatatatatatatatatatatatatatatatatatatatatatatatatatacatatatatatatatatatatatatatatatatatatatatatatgtatgtatgtatgtatgtatgtatgtatgtatgtatgtatgtatgtatgtatgtatataaatgcgtTGCATATGTGCGTAGATGTAAGACATCCACTTATTTACGAGCATAGAAtatacttgtttctttatttataacgAACAGAGTATGGCATTTATATAGTAATCTGTAAGATGTGTTAGCTGatgaacctgctagcagcgcctaagcgccgcccatataagtgacgtcattgtccacgtcacgagctatctgtacttccgCTGTGAGTTACTTGCaatgaagatacgaaaccatgctgagtatcatttcctgatcctgcctagcattagacccaacatAATCTATTAACAAAATGCACGAATACTGTTTGTGCATTGATTACCATGCAACCAATCATGCATTTGTCCTATACTTGTGTCGTATAAGATTTTGatcatattaaaattatttaatgtccACTCTTCTAAATTGTTTTCCACCTCCCTGTGTTATCCTTTGGTATCTTGTaggcttttcttttttctattaattcgatcattatcatagttatttttttttactagaatacAGAACGCATTCCCAGTGTTACAAAGCAGTGGATTATTGGTAATGTTTCTCATAACTTATTTCAATAACCAAAGGTTGTGAGGCCGTGCAAGCCTGGCATATTTGTCGTCATGGCACTCGATACGCTGGCGACAGCGACATCGTACAATTTGAAGCGGAACTCCCACGCCTGCAGAAGCTTATCCTCGAAGCCAGTGATGCCGGGAAAGGTCAGTGACTTcgggaaaacagaggaaatgtcAAGATTTTCAATATTAGCAGTTTCTTAGAGGGCTTATCAACATCACGTCGAATCCCTTTCTGATAAGCATTGTACCATTTGCCTCTCTttcaaacacacactctctctctctcttcatgtataTAAAGGTATTTCCATTCCAAAAATCTGTCACTTCATCTTTACTGTAGTTAATTTTAACTAGCCTATCGTTCTCAATTTTCTCCGCTCAACCAATTCACTTCCAAACATTGTGAATCATCTTTTAAATTCTTTCAACTTTTACCACACCTAAGTATCTCTGCACTCCTCAGCCTTTGAGTTCTTCGTACCTCACATATAATGTAAATGCAGTTAGCTTCAgcactttcattcctttatttttcctcagCATGTTACAtctacacttcactttcataactGAGAGTTGGCTCAATAATCCCCGTGGTTACCGTGGACCCTCCTCTTCTATTCCAAATCTTTTGTATGCagtcttttatcttatttacttcATCTGCTCTATGACTCGCTCATTCTCGCATCCTATCATCACCCATTGCATGTGCTTCTAAATACACTTAGGATTCAATGAATATCCGAAAATTTTGTGTTAATTGCATAGCCTCCCTCACGTGGAAAAGAACCCAGGGAGTACCGTATGATTACATTTTACAGGTGAACTGTGCCCCGAAGATTTATCTAATCTGCAGAGTTGGTCTCTGGGTGTTTTAAACGTCTCCTGGGCATCGATCCTCGCCCCAGAGGGAGAACAGGAATTGCAAGAACTTGCTGCAAGGTATAAATTGGCCTTACCAACTCTCTTAGATTATTCGTTTTCCAACGAATCATTCAAGGTTTGTATGGCTTTTAAGAAAccgtcaaatatataaaaaaccatcTAGTGCATGTTACAAATCAGtgcatttatttatgaagtaCAGATGGCTCTTGAATGCATATATGCTTATTAGATCTGACCATTCGAATAAACATATACTtgttaaatatgcttataaaaacTTGAGTACAAGGGCTTTGTAGATCAAATTTAACCTCTTACACAAATCAGTCAGTTTCGTTTGCAGTGCAAGCATAGTTTAGAGACCACACGCAAATGCCTGAGTGACTTGATAGGTAAACATGTTTCAAAATTGTCAAGAATAAATCTGTTGCTTCTGTTTCCTTCAGTTTCGTCACACGGCCTCCCAGAGGACAAAGGCTAGTGCCAGGGCTTATGCCAGAGGACTTTTTGGAGAGACCGGAGATACAATTTATATCCCGGAACCTCTTGATCCAGATCCAGTCATCAAGGTCAGTCGGTTCTCTCTGAAAAGGGgaattatatatagtataggcCAGGAATAAAATAATGTCAGTGCATGTACTTTCAAGTTCTTATTTTGTTAGCTGCGGTTTCATTGTTTGAAATTCAGTGCAGTGAATTTTACGCAAGGTTACCTAAAAACTCCTCCGCTGTTTTTCTGGATCACTTTATCTCGCTGCCCAACCACTAAACTCTTTTCAGAGTGCCCTAGTGCTTGGCGTGACAACGCAAATTCATAAAAATCACACCAAATTCTATtcacaaaataacagtaaaatgcaAATAAGGGTAGTACGCAGAGTAGGGAAACAGTGATATTTAGTGATACTTGGGGGGTTACAGGATACTTGGGGGGTTACAGGGGGGGGCCAAGCCCCCCGGAAAGGTCAGGGTAcggcgccctaagttaggttaggaaggtaaggtcaggttaggtcaggaTACGGCATTCTATGGGAGGTTAGGATTTCTCAcgcctacccctgtctccctactctgcatcggCTCCGCAAGTAGCTACATATGACAGTGAAGAGCAACTTTTCCCGAATTTTAAGATCTGGCAGGCACATCTTAACAATACagtaaaagtagaaaatattaTAGATTAACATACCTTGATGTGACAAATTAATTTGTCTCTGGTAGAATTTGTTATTCTGTATAAAcactttctctttatttgtaaCTTAATTTGCTGTTTTGCTGATTCCTTGTATGGTTGTATGTACTCTTAATACGGATGCTCTGTCTAGAAAAAGCTTGATATTGAATCAGTGGTAAGACAATGTACAGAGTGATGAAGGTATAAGGTATATAAGATAATTTGTTGAGGGCAATTGTAAATTTTCTTGACTGAagctctcttcttttctttttttgggggggcctcTAGTTTTATGACCTCTGcagtaaatatataaaggaaGTTGATGATAACCCAGAGGCTACAATTGAGGCAAAGATGTTTCAAGAAGGTCCCGAAATCGCAAAGGTTGTTCAAGAAGCCACAAGACGTCTGGGAATCAATATTACATTCGGTAAGAAACCAAACTGATTTTTACTTTGAAGGATCAACGCAAATCCAAAAACATTCAGTGAATATGTACTTGTTTCTCTAATTACCCTCTTAGGCTAGTGATTCTTATTCCTTGTCGCATTCTTCAAAATATTATAAGGACGTCACTTCAAAGTTATTTTTGCCAGGAACCAAAACTACTTATGGATATTTATAGGTGATGCTGAAACCATGTATGATGCGTGCCGATATTACAAGGCTTGGGATCCTGCTGCTTTGTCCCCATGGTGTGCTGCTTTCACTCCTGAAAATCTCAAGGTAAACTGTTTGAATTCAGCTACATATTTGTCGAGATTTATAGTTCAGacttcttcatttctcttaagGTTAAAGAATTTAGAGCTAAGGCCAAGAACGAGGTCCAGTGGTGCCATTGGGTAAGGTAATCATCACGGAATTGTTTACTCtaaaacattttatcattctGAAGGAGATTTCAGAAGTCCAGGAACATCAGCCAAATTTATaaggcaagatggaaaaaaatgtagaaagctgaatttttcagtaatgataCTCCAAGACATGCTGGATTCAAATCTGCAAAGACCCCAAAAATCCTCCTTGTGCTAATTGTGTTAGAGcccaaaatccaagatggccgccatttcCACTAATATTAGCGTATCTCTCATACGAATCTCACTTATGTGCAATTAATACCTGATTTATGTGTTTCTTGAATGAGAACTGAATAAGATATTTTAGGTATATAATCTTGgccttttacttaaaaaaaaaatgtcaggaatatataaagagagaggttttagatcacaaatcttgttttcaaatatttcaattacCAGGACTACATACATTGGAAATTTAACAAACCTTTTACAACTGCATACATTTATGACATAGTAATCATTATTTAAGGTTACTAGCCTTCAGGGGatgtaccaatataaaaaagacGGTCTTAACTCAAGTCTCAAAGTCGCAAGATCACAGGTTAAATTGCAGAGGTACCTGTCAAAAATTAGGCTGATTCCAAAACATGAATCTCCTGCTATAGTGACTTAGTGAGATTTAAGATAAGATCATTTTTACCaccacatatacatgcatttgaATCGCattaaacatataacaaaaatttaaattcctaaaaagaaaaaaaattcgaaacTTCACTTTTCTAGACAAATAcgttaataatgaaattcattattattgtcatcactgTCATCTAGAGGATAAGCATTATTGCACGTTATACCAGTGCATGAGGAGCACATTTCCGAGCAGTTCAAACCAGTTTTGCGACATTTGCATTTCTTGCCACAGCCTGTCTTACATCCGCAAGATACCATGCGTAAAATATGGTCAGGAGCCACAGGTCTATCAGTGCAAATCGGAATGAGCTTGTTCTCGTATTTTCATCCCCAATCAGTAGGTTGTAGATTATTAACATTGCCTAACCACTCCTGCACTGCAAAGTAAGCACGGTATGCATGAAACTTTGCAGCTGCTGAAGTTGGAGGAAGGCTCTCGAGTTCGAAGGTACAagcagattttttcattttctgcatataTAGGACAAATCGAAGTCTATCAAGGTCTGGTGATGTGTCATCACCTTTATACAGTTTGAGCAAGAAGCTTTCCCCTGCGCTTGCGATCTCGTCATGTGTAGCATCAACATTCTTGAATGAATCAAGTGCCTGCCAGTCATACTGTTCCAGTACCTTTAAGGCCTTCTTTTTCCTACTTTAAACAGAGCTGACACTGTATCGCACCCTGTAATTGCATGTGCGGTCAGCAAATGCTTCCTGGTATTTGGATGCCGAGCTTCCATGATGTCATATATGCTATAAACGGCATCCCGTGCATACTGCATGTAAAGATTTCGTTTAGCACGGTCAAGTAGCATCACTAACAGGTCTGTGTCCTTTCCAACTAAGATTACTGGACGATCTGTGCTGACTGCATGCTCAACTGCTGTGTCACTGATAAGAAATCAGCATCTGCCTGACTTTGAA from the Macrobrachium rosenbergii isolate ZJJX-2024 chromosome 43, ASM4041242v1, whole genome shotgun sequence genome contains:
- the LOC136828744 gene encoding multiple inositol polyphosphate phosphatase 1-like, whose product is MEVALLLKIFAWVLVWQFQSSTADLDLYGDPYCLAEDPGPYVMFSSKTPYIFSRGSFSPEALVPEGCEAVQAWHICRHGTRYAGDSDIVQFEAELPRLQKLILEASDAGKGELCPEDLSNLQSWSLGVLNVSWASILAPEGEQELQELAARYKLALPTLLDYSFSNESFKFRHTASQRTKASARAYARGLFGETGDTIYIPEPLDPDPVIKFYDLCSKYIKEVDDNPEATIEAKMFQEGPEIAKVVQEATRRLGINITFGDAETMYDACRYYKAWDPAALSPWCAAFTPENLKVLEYWEDLLYYYEDGYGHAINYESACPPIQDLVQHFRKFVVTGQGPRGIFYFTHSGALNKVMTRLGLYKDSVPLTHDNFDPNRLWRTSHNGMFATNLAFTLSRCEDERGWWVSTLASEKAVQLPGCLSEQGCSWQDFYNFYGQYEACDFDGICENGKKDSPRESGEKFYNWQLIVKRLRELWEDFISIWH